In Janibacter alkaliphilus, the following proteins share a genomic window:
- a CDS encoding type 1 glutamine amidotransferase domain-containing protein, whose product MSRILMILTSHDELGDTGNKTGFWLEELAAPYYVFVDAGHEVTLASPKGGQSPVDPNSASPQAQTDATRRFEQDEQAQAALGSTTVLSEIDPADFDAVFYPGGHGPLWDLVGDADSQRVLRETMAAERPLGLVCHAPGILREATDEGGSLLVTGRRVTGFTNGEEQAAGLTEVVPFLVEDALIAAGADYRKGTDGQEHVVEDGRLVTGQNPASSAGAAQALLRLLER is encoded by the coding sequence ATGTCCCGCATCCTCATGATCCTCACCTCCCACGACGAGCTCGGCGACACCGGCAACAAGACCGGCTTCTGGCTCGAGGAGCTCGCCGCGCCGTACTACGTCTTCGTCGACGCCGGCCACGAGGTCACCCTCGCCTCGCCGAAGGGCGGGCAGTCGCCGGTCGACCCGAACAGCGCCAGCCCGCAGGCGCAGACCGACGCGACCCGCCGCTTCGAGCAGGACGAGCAGGCGCAGGCCGCGCTGGGGAGCACCACCGTGCTGTCCGAGATCGACCCGGCCGACTTCGACGCCGTCTTCTACCCCGGTGGGCACGGCCCGCTGTGGGACCTCGTCGGTGACGCCGACAGCCAGCGGGTGCTGCGCGAGACCATGGCCGCCGAGCGGCCGCTCGGCCTGGTCTGCCACGCCCCGGGGATCCTGCGCGAGGCCACCGACGAAGGGGGGAGCCTCCTCGTCACCGGTCGCCGGGTCACCGGGTTCACCAACGGTGAGGAGCAGGCCGCGGGCCTGACCGAGGTCGTCCCCTTCCTCGTCGAGGACGCGCTGATCGCGGCAGGCGCCGACTACCGCAAGGGCACTGACGGGCAGGAGCACGTCGTCGAGGACGGTCGGCTCGTCACCGGGCAGAACCCGGCGTCCTCCGCCGGCGCGGCGCAGGCGCTGCTGCGGCTGCTCGAGCGCTGA
- a CDS encoding class I SAM-dependent methyltransferase, whose product MGPPLRRRRAHLERQPNGTLATELHGLTPGRALDVGAGEGADAIWLAEHGWEVTANDISGNALAQLANEAARRHLPIQVVRSDINEPSPFAAQTYDLVSLQYGSFTRTPDDRGLRNLLDAVAPGGTLLAVHHDLAAMREPVDVTTTTRLYDPDAYVGVDAIAAALRTDPQT is encoded by the coding sequence CTGGGACCGCCGCTACGCCGACGACGAGCACACCTGGAGCGGCAACCCAACGGCACCCTCGCCACCGAGCTCCACGGCCTCACCCCCGGCCGGGCCCTCGACGTCGGCGCCGGCGAGGGCGCCGACGCGATCTGGCTCGCCGAGCACGGCTGGGAGGTCACCGCCAACGACATCTCGGGCAACGCCCTCGCCCAGCTCGCCAACGAAGCCGCCCGCAGGCACCTGCCGATCCAGGTGGTCCGCAGCGACATCAACGAGCCCTCCCCCTTCGCCGCCCAGACCTACGACCTCGTCTCGCTGCAGTACGGCTCCTTCACCCGCACCCCCGACGACCGCGGCCTGCGCAACCTCCTCGACGCCGTCGCCCCCGGCGGAACCCTGCTCGCGGTGCACCACGACCTGGCCGCCATGCGCGAACCCGTCGACGTCACCACGACCACCCGCTTGTACGACCCGGACGCCTACGTCGGGGTCGACGCGATCGCCGCGGCACTGCGCACCGACCCGCAGACCTGA
- a CDS encoding MarR family winged helix-turn-helix transcriptional regulator, with protein MREQLCFILYAASRSVTNAYRPGLTRLGLTYPQFATLLLLKDEDGLGVADLAQQLHLDASTISPLLKRMETMGLVRRTRSAADERRVSVSLTDAGRELTGPATQVRHEVGNRLDLTPEEADLLRSLGQRLIDSYDTVDLD; from the coding sequence ATGCGCGAGCAGCTGTGCTTCATCCTCTACGCGGCCTCCCGCTCGGTGACCAACGCCTACCGGCCCGGGCTGACCCGGCTCGGGCTGACCTACCCGCAGTTCGCGACCCTGCTGCTGCTCAAGGACGAGGACGGCCTCGGCGTCGCCGACCTGGCCCAGCAGCTGCACCTCGACGCCAGCACGATCTCGCCGCTGCTCAAGCGGATGGAGACGATGGGCCTGGTCCGGCGCACCCGCTCGGCGGCGGACGAGCGTCGGGTCAGCGTCTCGCTCACCGACGCCGGCCGCGAGCTGACCGGCCCGGCCACACAGGTGCGCCACGAGGTCGGCAACCGGCTCGACCTGACCCCCGAGGAGGCCGACCTGCTGCGCTCGCTCGGGCAGCGGCTCATCGACAGCTACGACACCGTCGACCTGGACTGA